In the genome of bacterium, the window AGGAGTGCCGGAAGAGCCACTGCGTGGAAAGCACGATCGACTGAACCGATTCGTTCACAGAAAATTATGCAACACCCCGTCCGGAATGATCCCGGGCGGGGTGTCTGTCATTGCGGCGGCGGGTCAGGCGCGTGAGGCGCTCGGCTTCACCTTGTCGGCATCGGAGGGACGGAACAATTCGGTCTGCATCCGACCCTGGGCCGAGACCACCGTAACGGCGGCCAGGTGCATGATGTCGCGCACCGTGTAGGAACCGACCTGCAGCACCTGGATCGGCTTTTCCATGCCCACCAGCAGCGGGCCGATGATTTCGGCGCCGCCCAGCCGCTGGATCAACTTGTAGGCGATGTTGCCCGACTGCAAGTCGGGGAAGATGAGAAGGTTCGCCTTCTCTTTCAGCTTCGAAAACGGATAGGTCTCCGCGAGAATCTGCGGCGTCACGGCCGTGTCCGCCTGCATCTCGCCGTCGACGATCAGGAGCGGGTCGCGCTCCTTGACGATCTGCACGGCCTCGCGGACCTTGCGGGTGAACGGATGATCGACCGATCCGAAGTTCGAGAACGACAACAGCGCGACCTTCGGCTCGATGCCGAAACGCCGAACTTCGCGGGCGCAGCCGAGGGTGATCTCGGCCAGTTGTTCGGCGGTCGGGTCGATGCGCACCGTGGTGTCGGCGAAGAACATGATGTCGTTGGGCCAGATGACCATGGTCATGCCGCAAATCTCGCTGGAGCCATGATGACGCGGGAAGATCTGCAGGCAGGGGCGCAGCACCTCGGGATAGTGGACGGTGGCGCCGGCGACCAGGCCGTCGGCCTTGCCGGTCCGCACCATCATCAGTCCGAAGTAGTGCGGATCCAGCATCAGCCGCTGGGCATCGCGGAACGTCACGCCCTTGCGCGCGCGCAGCAGGTGGAATTGCTCAGTGAACTCCTCGCGCCACGGCGATGTGGACGGATCGACAATTTCGACGCCGTTTAAGTCGACGCTCACCTCGGCGGCCACGGCCTTGATTCTGTCAGGGTCGCCGATCAGGATCGGGTCGCAGATGCGCTCCTCGCGGATACGGCGGGTGGCATGCAGGATCTTCGGCGCCGTGCCCTCGGGGAAGACGATGCGCTTGCGCTCGGAGCGGGCGCGGTTGATGACATCGCGCATGATGGCGCGCGAGCGCCCCAGGCGTGCCTCGAGTTCGTAGGTGTACTGGTCCGGGTCGATGGTGACGCCGGCGACGCCCGACCTCATGGCCGCCTCGGCCACGGCGCGGGCCTCCCAGAGAAGCACGCGGTAGTCGAAGGGCTTGGGGATGATGTAATCGCGCCCGAAGGACATTTCGGTTGCGCCATAGGCCGCCAGCACCGACTCGGGCACCGGCTGTTTGGCCAAGTCGGCCAGCGCATGCGTGGCCGCCACCTTCATCTCGTCATTGATCGCACTGGCGCGGACATCGAGCGCCCCGCGGAAGATGAACGGGAAGCCGAGGACGTTGTTGACCTGGTTGGGGTAGTCGGACCGTCCCGTGGCCATGATGACGTCGGACCGCGCCGCCTTGGCTTCGGGGTAGGTGATCTCCGGATCGGGATTGGCCATCGCGAAGACGATGGGATTCTTCGCCATGGAGCGGATCATGTCCTGTGTGACCGTGTTGGCGACCGAGCAGCCACAGAAAACATCGGCGTCCTCCATCGCCTCGGCCAGCGTCCGTGCCGTGGTGTTGGCGGCAAAGCGCTCCTTGTAGGGGTTCATCCCTTTGGTGCGTCCCTTGTAAACCACTCCGCCCGAATCGCAGAGGATGAGGTTTTCCATACGCACGCCGAGTCTGACGTAGTGGGCCGCGCAGGCGATGCCCGCGGCGCCGGCGCCGTTGAAGACGACCTTGACCCGGCTGAGGTCTTTTTCGGCGATCTCGCAGGCGTTGAGCAACGCGGCGCCGGAGATAATGGCGGTCCCGTGCTGGTCATCGTGGAAGACCGGAATCTTCATGGTGGCCTTGAGTTGTTCCTCGATATAGAAGCACTCGGGGGCCTTGATGTCTTCGAGGTTGATGCCGCCGAAGGTCGGTTCGAGGGCGCGGACGATCTCCACGATCTTGACGGGGTCGAGTTCGTCGATTTCGATGTCAAAGACATCGATGTCGGCGAACCGTTTGAACAGCACGCCCTTGCCTTCCATCACCGGTTTGCCGGCCAAGGCGCCGATATGCCCCAACCCCAGCACCGCGGTGCCGTTGGAGATCACGGCCACCAGGTTGCCGCGGGCGGTATAGAGATAGGCGGCCGCGGGGTCCTTTTCGATCTCGCGGCAGGGTTCAGCGACGCCGGGTGTATAGGCCAACGACAGGTCGACCTGCGTGGTGCATGGCTTGGTGGGCGTGACCTGGATTTTGCCCGCCCGTCCGCGACGGTGGTACTCCAGGGCATCTTCACGGCGGATCATGGGAAACCGTTCCTTTCTGGAGGCGCCGGAGCGCCGGGCGGCCGGCTCGGGGCTCCATCCTCGATAACGGAATGTAACGCTCCGACGCGCCCGTACCAACGCGGGCGGGGAGATTCTGTCAATATCGGCAGCGCGCGACGCCGTCCAAGCCGAAGTTGTCCATCTTCCGCGATCCGTCGCCCGTAGTATGCACGGTGGGCGGCGGCATGCGAAAAATTTCACAAAAAGCCCCCTGTCGGTGTCAGGTTTTTGACGCTGACAAAAACTGGCGTGGGCGCGGATTTTCCGTCCCTCGTGACAGCCGCCGCAACCGCCGATGATTACCATATGTTATAATCGATAGGGCCGGTCGAAGGCACCAGCCAAGGAGACGCATGATGACCACACTTCAAGAACGCATGGCACAGTTGTTGCCCGTCTGGCAGGCGGACGTTAAGAACTTCCTCAAGGAGCACGGCGACGATGTCATCAGCAAAGTCACGCTGTCGCAGGTCTACGGCGGGATGCGAGGTGTGCGCGCGCTCGTGTGCGACACGTCGCTCGTCGAGCCGGACACCGGGCTGGTGATTCGCGGCATTCCGGTCAAGAAACTGGTCGACCGGATGCCGGAAGAAATCCTCTGGCTGCTTCTGACCGGCGAGTTTCCGGACGAGCATCAACTGCAGTGGCTGCAGACCGATCTGAAGAAACGGTCGCGCGTGCCGGAGTATGTCTGGACCGTCCTGGAAGCGATGCCCCGCGATTCGCATCCGATGTGCATGCTCGACACCGCGATCCTGTGCATGGAGCGGGAGTCGGTTTTCCATCGTCACTACGACGAGGGGTTGACGAAGGAACATTACTGGGAGGAGACGCTGGATGACGCGCTGACGATCATCGCTCGCCTGCCCGCCATCGCCGCCGGCGTTTACCGGCTGCGTTTCGGCAAGGGCCCGCGCATCCTCTCCAATCCGAAGCTCGACTGGGCGGCCGACTATGCCTACATGCTGGGCATCGACGATCCGGATGGCAGCTTTGCCAAGTTGATGCGGCTCTATATGGTGCTGCATTCCGATCACGAGTCGGGCAATGTGTCGGCCAACGCCGCGGCGACGGTCAATTCGGCGCTCGCCGATTTGTACTATGCCCTTTCGGCCGGACTCAACGGACTGGCGGGTCCGCTGCACGGCCTGGCCAATCAGGAGTGCCTCGCCTGGGTCATCGAGACCCGCGAGCGCTTTGGCGGCGTGCCGACCCACGAACAGCTGGAGAAGTACGCGTGGGAGACGCTGCAGTCGGGTCACGTTATTCCGGGGTACGGCCATGCGGTGCTTCGCATCACCGATCCGCGCTTCGATGCCTTCCTCGACTTTGGCAAGAAGCACTGTGCCAACGACGAGGTCTTCCAGATCGTGGCGAAGATCTACGAGGTGGTGCCGAACGTGCTCAAGCAGGTGAAGAAGATCAAGGATCCCTGGCCCAACGTCGACGCGGCCTCGGGCGCGCTGCTGTG includes:
- a CDS encoding NADP-dependent malic enzyme: MIRREDALEYHRRGRAGKIQVTPTKPCTTQVDLSLAYTPGVAEPCREIEKDPAAAYLYTARGNLVAVISNGTAVLGLGHIGALAGKPVMEGKGVLFKRFADIDVFDIEIDELDPVKIVEIVRALEPTFGGINLEDIKAPECFYIEEQLKATMKIPVFHDDQHGTAIISGAALLNACEIAEKDLSRVKVVFNGAGAAGIACAAHYVRLGVRMENLILCDSGGVVYKGRTKGMNPYKERFAANTTARTLAEAMEDADVFCGCSVANTVTQDMIRSMAKNPIVFAMANPDPEITYPEAKAARSDVIMATGRSDYPNQVNNVLGFPFIFRGALDVRASAINDEMKVAATHALADLAKQPVPESVLAAYGATEMSFGRDYIIPKPFDYRVLLWEARAVAEAAMRSGVAGVTIDPDQYTYELEARLGRSRAIMRDVINRARSERKRIVFPEGTAPKILHATRRIREERICDPILIGDPDRIKAVAAEVSVDLNGVEIVDPSTSPWREEFTEQFHLLRARKGVTFRDAQRLMLDPHYFGLMMVRTGKADGLVAGATVHYPEVLRPCLQIFPRHHGSSEICGMTMVIWPNDIMFFADTTVRIDPTAEQLAEITLGCAREVRRFGIEPKVALLSFSNFGSVDHPFTRKVREAVQIVKERDPLLIVDGEMQADTAVTPQILAETYPFSKLKEKANLLIFPDLQSGNIAYKLIQRLGGAEIIGPLLVGMEKPIQVLQVGSYTVRDIMHLAAVTVVSAQGRMQTELFRPSDADKVKPSASRA
- a CDS encoding citrate (Si)-synthase — encoded protein: MTTLQERMAQLLPVWQADVKNFLKEHGDDVISKVTLSQVYGGMRGVRALVCDTSLVEPDTGLVIRGIPVKKLVDRMPEEILWLLLTGEFPDEHQLQWLQTDLKKRSRVPEYVWTVLEAMPRDSHPMCMLDTAILCMERESVFHRHYDEGLTKEHYWEETLDDALTIIARLPAIAAGVYRLRFGKGPRILSNPKLDWAADYAYMLGIDDPDGSFAKLMRLYMVLHSDHESGNVSANAAATVNSALADLYYALSAGLNGLAGPLHGLANQECLAWVIETRERFGGVPTHEQLEKYAWETLQSGHVIPGYGHAVLRITDPRFDAFLDFGKKHCANDEVFQIVAKIYEVVPNVLKQVKKIKDPWPNVDAASGALLWKYGLTEMSYYTVLFSVSRALGICSQAVIARGMGYPIVRPKSSTTEWLKKQVMGTPVPA